In Zingiber officinale cultivar Zhangliang chromosome 1A, Zo_v1.1, whole genome shotgun sequence, a genomic segment contains:
- the LOC122015586 gene encoding auxin transporter-like protein 1: MQAQKQAEEAAIVAAAGISSSGNETEEGGGRGGGDGGDGKEEDGRGFSMKDMLWHGGSAWDAWFSCASNQVAQVLLTLPYSFSQLGMLSGVILQLFYGLLGSWTAYLISVLYIEYRTRKEKENVSFKNHVIQWFEVLDGLLGSYWKAVGLAFNCTFLLFGSVIQLIACASNIYYINDRLDKRTWTYIFGACCATTVFIPSFHNYRIWSFLGLGMTTYTAWYLAIAAIVHGQADGVTHSSPTKLVLYFTGATNILYTFGGHAVTVEIMHAMWKPQKFKYIYLLATLYVFTLTLPSAAAVYWAFGDELLNHSNAFSLLPKSRWRDAAVILMLIHQFITFGFACTPLYFVWEKVIGMHDTKSMCVRAVARLPVVVPIWFLAIIFPFFGPINSAVGALLVSFTVYIIPAVAHILTYRTPAARQNAAEKPPYFLPSWTAMFIVDAFIVGWVLVVGFGLGGWASMTNFVRQVDTFGLFAKCYQCPKPLPSPAAGPSAQPSRH; this comes from the exons ATGCAGGCGCAGAAGCAAGCGGAGGAGGCGGCCATCGTGGCGGCGGCTGGCATTAGTAGCTCCGGCAATGAAACGGAGGAAGGCGGCGGCCGCGGCGGAGGGGACGGCGGCGATGGGAAGGAGGAAGACGGTCGCGGATTCAGCATGAAGGACATGCTCTGGCACGGTGGCTCCGCCTGGGACGCCTGGTTCAGCTGCGCCTCTAATCAA GTGGCGCAGGTGCTGCTGACGCTGCCGTACTCGTTCTCGCAGCTGGGGATGCTGTCGGGGGTGATCTTGCAGCTGTTCTACGGGCTCCTCGGAAGCTGGACGGCGTACCTCATCAGCGTCCTCTACATCGAGTACCGCACCCGCAAGGAAAAGGAAAACGTCAGCTTCAAGAATCACGTTATCCAG TGGTTCGAGGTGTTGGATGGGCTACTGGGGTCGTACTGGAAGGCCGTCGGTCTCGCCTTCAACTGCACCTTCCTCCTGTTTGGCTCCGTTATCCAACTCATTGCTTGTGCCAG TAATATTTACTACATCAATGATCGGCTGGACAAGAGGACATGGACCTACATATTTGGAGCCTGCTGCGCCACCACCGTCTTCATCCCTTCCTTCCACAACTACAGGATCTGGTCCTTCCTCGGCCTCGGCATGACCACCTACACCGCCTGGTACCTCGCCATCGCCGCCATCGTCCACGGACAG GCGGACGGCGTGACGCACTCCAGTCCAACCAAACTGGTGCTCTACTTCACCGGCGCCACCAACATCCTCTACACCTTCGGCGGCCACGCCGTCACCGT CGAGATCATGCACGCGATGTGGAAGCCGCAAAAGTTCAAGTACATTTACTTGCTGGCGACGCTGTACGTGTTCACGCTGACGCTGCCCTCTGCGGCGGCCGTGTACTGGGCGTTCGGCGACGAGCTGCTGAACCACTCCAACGCGTTCTCGCTGCTGCCCAAGTCGAGGTGGCGGGACGCGGCGGTGATCCTGATGCTGATCCACCAGTTCATCACCTTCGGCTTCGCGTGCACGCCGCTATACTTCGTGTGGGAGAAGGTGATCGGGATGCACGACACCAAAAGCATGTGCGTCCGCGCCGTCGCCCGTCTCCCCGTCGTCGTCCCCATCTGGTTCCTCGCCATCATCTTCCCTTTCTTCGGCCCCATCAACTCCGCGGTCGGCGCCCTCCTCGTCAGCTTCACCGTCTACATCATCCCCGCCGTGGCCCACATCCTCACTTACCGCACGCCCGCCGCGCGCCAG AATGCCGCGGAGAAGCCGCCCTACTTCCTCCCGAGCTGGACGGCCATGTTCATCGTCGACGCCTTCATCGTGGGGTGGGTTCTGGTGGTCGGGTTCGGGCTCGGCGGGTGGGCGAGCATGACCAACTTCGTGAGGCAAGTGGACACCTTCGGTCTCTTCGCCAAGTGCTACCAGTGCCCCAAGCCTCTGCCTTCGCCTGCTGCAGGACCGTCCGCGCAGCCGAGCCGCCACTAA
- the LOC122015602 gene encoding ATP-dependent zinc metalloprotease FTSH 7, chloroplastic-like produces the protein MAAAAVAIESLAPRGLYYPKFGKQTVPTELRNRSIVLACLSRELAAVADANRFGRRSRFRGHAFSSLSHGSMGWGRWALGEGVDGLGVILTRRRRGAVFAVRASSSAEQGNDSNASSSDSTAESSQGSSQNVKKVASHSSPSSSQSSTSSSSSSSSSSPGRENKWKNRSLKGGRWQWKPIIPAQEISALLFQLGIVMFAMRLLRPGVPLPGSEPRPPTTYVSVPFSDFMSKINNDQVQKVEVDGVHILFRLRQDSASMEADVGGENRAQDAEALIRSMAPTKKIVYTTTRPADIKTPYEKMLENQVEFGSPDKRNGGFLNSAMISLFYIALLVGAFNNFKLSFSQSTAGQLRNRKASNSGSAKTAEHTGAVTFADVAGVDEAKEELEEIVEFLRNPDRYIRLGARPPRGVLLVGLPGTGKTLLAKAVAGEAEVPFISCSASEFVELYVGMGASRVRDLFARAKKEAPSIIFIDEIDAVAKSRDGRYRIVSNDEREQTLNQLLTEMDGFDSNSAVIVLGATNRADVLDPALRRPGRFDRVVMVETPDRLGRESILKVHISKKELPLGDDVDLSEIASMTTGFTGADLANLVNEAALLAGRLSKIVVEKIDFILAVERSIAGIEKKHAKLQGGEKAVVARHEAGHAVVGTAVAKLLPGQPCVEKLSILPRSGGALGFTYIPPTTEDRYLLFIDELRGRLVTLLGGRAAEEVVYSGRVSTGALDDIRRATDMAYKAIAEYGLNQNIGPVSLATLSNGGLDDSGVGSWGRDQGHLVDLAQREVKSFLQSALEVALSVVRANPTVVEGLGAYLEEKEKVEGEELQAWLKLVVAPTELTMFIQGKSGNLLQLESGS, from the exons ATGGCTGCGGCCGCCGTAGCGATCGAGTCCTTGGCTCCCCGCGGTCTTTACTATCCCAAATTCGGTAAGCAGACCGTACCCACGGAATTGCGCAATCGGTCGATCGTCCTCGCTTGCCTGTCGCGGGAGCTCGCAGCGGTGGCGGATGCCAATCGATTTGGCCGGAGGAGCCGCTTCCGGGGTCACGCTTTTTCTTCCCTCTCTCATGGAAGCATGGGCTGGGGCCGCTGGGCGTTGGGAGAGGGGGTGGATGGGTTGGGCGTTATTCTGACGCGTCGGCGGAGAGGCGCGGTTTTCGCCGTCCGAGCTAGCAGTTCTGCTGAGCAGGGTAATGACTCGAACGCCAGCTCCAGCGATAGCACCGCAGAGAGCTCGCAGGGTAGTAGCCAAAATGTGAAGAAGGTCGCTTCCCATTCCTCCCCTTCGTCATCTCAGTCGTCTACATCTTCTTCTTCgtcgtcttcatcttcttcgcCCGGCCGGGAGAACAAGTGGAAGAACCGCTCGTTGAAGGGCGGCAGATGGCAATGGAAGCCAATCATACCGGCTCAAGAGATCAGCGCCCTTCTCTTTCAGCTGGGCATCGTCATGTTCGCCATGCGGTTACTGCGGCCCGGGGTTCCTCTTCCTGGATCAGAGCCTAGGCCCCCTACTACGTATGTAAGCGTGCCCTTCAGCGACTTCATGAGCAAGATAAATAATGACCAGGTGCAGAAAGTCGAGGTGGATGGTGTGCACATATTGTTCCGTCTGCGACAGGATTCTGCCAGTATGGAAGCCGATGTTGGAGGGGAGAATCGAGCACAGGATGCAGAAGCTCTTATCAGGAGCATGGCCCCGACAAAGAAAATAGTATACACCACCACTCGCCCAGCTGATATAAAGACTCCCTATGAGAAGATGCTGGAGAATCAAGTTGAGTTTGGCTCACCAGATAAGCGCAATGGGGGTTTCCTAAACTCTGCGATG ATTTCTCTGTTCTACATTGCTTTGCTGGTGGGTGCTTTTAATAACTTTAAACTAAGCTTTTCCCAG TCTACAGCTGGTCAGTTGAGAAACAGGAAGGCATCAAATTCAGGTAGTGCTAAAACAGCTGAACATACTGGTGCAGTCACTTTTGCTGATGTAGCTGGTGTTGATGAAGCAAAGGAGGAGCTAGAAGAAATTGTG GAATTTCTTAGAAACCCAGACAGATATATACGCCTAGGAGCACGGCCACCTCGAGGAGTCTTATTG GTAGGTCTGCCTGGGACAGGCAAGACACTGTTGGCGAAAGCTGTGGCTGGAGAAGCTGAAGTACCCTTCATAAGTTGTTCAGCTAGTGAGTTTGTAGAATTATATGTTGGTATGGGAGCTTCTCGAGTGAGAGATCTTTTTGCTAGGGCAAAGAAAGAAGCACCATCAATAATTTTTATTGATGag ATAGATGCTGTTGCAAAAAGCCGTGACGGTCGATATCGCATAGTCAGCAATGATGAACGAGAGCAAACTCTCAATCAGCTACTTACT GAAATGGATGGGTTTGATAGCAACTCTGCTGTTATTGTCCTTGGCGCAACAAATAGGGCAGATGTGTTGGATCCTGCACTTCGCCGACCTGGCAGATTTGATCGGGTAGTTATG GTAGAAACTCCTGATAGGCTTGGAAGGGAGTCCATTTTAAAGGTTCATATCAGCAAAAAGGAACTTCCATTAGGCGATGATGTAGATCTTAGTGAAATTGCATCCATGACAACTGGTTTCACTGG AGCAGACCTAGCAAATTTGGTGAATGAAGCTGCTCTATTAGCTGGAAGACTAAGTAAAATTGTTGTTGAAAAGATTGATTTTATCCTTGCAGTTGAACGTTCAATAGCT GGCATAGAGAAGAAACATGCCAAGCTGCAAGGAGGAGAGAAAGCAGTTGTTGCCCGGCATGAAGCTGGCCATGCAGTTGTGGGAACTGCTGTTGCAAAACTTCTTCCTGGGCAACCATGTGTGGAG AAACTGAGCATATTGCCTAGGTCAGGGGGTGCATTGGGGTTCACATATATCCCTCCTACAACTGAGGACAGATATTTGCTTTTCATTGATGAATTGCGAGGCCGCTTGGTCACTCTTCTTGGTGGGCGTGCTGCAGAAGAAGTTGTCTACTCAGGTCGTGTGTCGACTGGAGCCCTGGATGACATTAGACGTGCTACAGATATGGCTTACAAGGCTATAGCTGAATATGGACTTAATCAGAACATTGGTCCAGTATCATTGGCAACATTATCTAATGGTGGCCTAGATGATTCTGGAGTGGGTTCTTGGGGAAGAGATcag GGCCATCTTGTTGACCTTGCGCAACGAGAGGTAAAATCATTCCTGCAGTCAGCTCTTGAAGTTGCTCTTTCTGTGGTACGAGCCAATCCTACTGTGGTTGAGGGTCTTGGTGCTTACCTGGAAG AAAAGGAGAAGGTGGAAGGAGAAGAGCTGCAAGCATGGTTGAAATTAGTTGTTGCCCCTACAGAACTGACTATGTTCATACAAGGAAAGTCTGGAAATCTTCTCCAGCTGGAGTCAGGCTCCTGA
- the LOC122015610 gene encoding ATP-dependent zinc metalloprotease FTSH 7, chloroplastic-like produces the protein MAAAAVAIESLAPRGLYYPKFGKQTVPTELRNRSIVLACLSRELAAVADTNRFSRRSRFRGHAFSSLSHGSMGWGRWALGEGMDGLGVILTRRRRGAAFAVRASSSAEQGNDSNASSSDSTAESSQGSSQSVKKVASHSSPSSSQSSTSSSSSSSSSSPGRENKWKNRSFKGGRWQWKPIIPAQEISALLFQLGIVMFAMRLLRPGVPLPGSEPRPPTTYVSVPFSDFMSKINNDQVQKVEVDGVHILFRLRQDSASMEADVGGENRAQDAEALIRSMAPTKKIVYTTTRPADIKTPYEKMLENQVEFGSPDKRNGGFLNSAMISLFYIALLVGAFNNFKLSFSQSTAGQLRNRKASNSGSAKTAEHTGAVTFADVAGVDEAKEELEEIVEFLRNPDRYIRLGARPPRGVLLVGLPGTGKTLLAKAVAGEAEVPFISCSASEFVELYVGMGASRVRDLFARAKKEAPSIIFIDEIDAVAKSRDGRYRIVSNDEREQTLNQLLTEMDGFDSNSAVIVLGATNRADVLDPALRRPGRFDRVVMVETPDRLGRESILKVHISKKELPLGDDVDLSEIASMTTGFTGADLANLVNEAALLAGRLSKIVVEKIDFILAVERSIAGIEKKHAKLQGGEKAVVARHEAGHAVVGTAVAKLLPGQPCVEKLSILPRSGGALGFTYIPPTTEDRYLLFIDELRGRLVTLLGGRAAEEVVYSGRVSTGALDDIRRATDMAYKAIAEYGLNQNIGPVSLATLSNGGLDDSGVGSWGRDQGHLVDLAQREVKSFLQSALEVALSVVRANPTVVEGLGAYLEEKEKVEGEELQAWLKLVVAPTELTMFIQGKSGNLLQLESGS, from the exons ATGGCTGCGGCTGCCGTAGCGATCGAGTCCTTGGCTCCCCGCGGTCTTTACTATCCCAAATTCGGCAAGCAGACCGTACCCACGGAATTGCGCAATCGGTCGATCGTCCTCGCTTGCCTGTCGCGGGAGCTCGCAGCGGTGGCGGATACCAATCGATTTAGCCGGAGGAGCCGCTTCCGGGGTCACgctttttcttccctttctcatGGAAGCATGGGCTGGGGCCGCTGGGCATTGGGAGAGGGGATGGATGGGTTGGGCGTTATTCTGACGCGTCGGCGGAGAGGCGCGGCTTTCGCCGTCCGAGCTAGCAGTTCTGCTGAGCAGGGTAATGACTCGAACGCCAGCTCCAGCGATAGCACCGCAGAGAGCTCGCAGGGTAGTAGCCAAAGTGTCAAGAAGGTCGCTTCCCATTCCTCCCCTTCGTCATCTCAGTCGTCTACATCTTCTTCTTCgtcgtcttcatcttcttcgcCTGGCCGGGAGAACAAGTGGAAGAACCGCTCGTTCAAGGGCGGCAGATGGCAGTGGAAGCCAATCATACCGGCTCAAGAGATCAGCGCCCTTCTCTTTCAGCTGGGCATCGTCATGTTCGCCATGCGGTTACTGCGGCCCGGGGTTCCTCTTCCTGGATCAGAGCCTAGGCCCCCTACTACGTATGTAAGCGTGCCCTTCAGCGACTTCATGAGCAAGATAAATAATGACCAGGTGCAGAAAGTCGAGGTGGATGGTGTGCACATATTGTTCCGTCTGCGACAGGATTCTGCCAGTATGGAAGCCGATGTTGGAGGGGAGAATCGAGCACAGGATGCAGAAGCTCTTATCAGGAGCATGGCCCCGACAAAGAAAATAGTATACACCACCACTCGCCCAGCTGATATAAAGACTCCCTATGAGAAGATGCTGGAGAATCAAGTTGAGTTTGGCTCACCAGATAAGCGCAATGGGGGTTTCCTAAACTCTGCGATG ATTTCTCTGTTCTACATTGCTTTGCTGGTGGGTGCTTTTAATAACTTTAAACTAAGCTTTTCCCAG TCTACAGCTGGTCAGTTGAGAAACAGGAAGGCATCAAATTCAGGTAGTGCTAAAACAGCTGAACATACTGGTGCAGTCACTTTTGCTGATGTAGCTGGTGTTGATGAAGCAAAGGAGGAGCTAGAAGAAATTGTG GAATTTCTTAGAAACCCAGACAGATATATACGCCTAGGAGCACGGCCACCTCGAGGAGTCTTATTG GTAGGTCTGCCTGGGACAGGCAAGACACTGTTGGCGAAAGCTGTGGCTGGAGAAGCTGAAGTACCCTTCATAAGTTGTTCAGCTAGTGAGTTTGTAGAATTATATGTTGGTATGGGAGCTTCTCGAGTGAGAGATCTTTTTGCTAGGGCAAAGAAAGAAGCACCATCAATAATTTTTATTGATGag ATAGATGCTGTTGCAAAAAGCCGTGACGGTCGATATCGCATAGTCAGCAATGATGAACGAGAGCAAACTCTCAATCAGCTACTTACT GAAATGGATGGGTTTGATAGCAACTCTGCTGTTATTGTCCTTGGCGCAACAAATAGGGCAGATGTGTTGGATCCTGCACTTCGCCGACCTGGCAGATTTGATCGGGTAGTTATG GTAGAAACTCCTGATAGGCTTGGAAGGGAGTCCATTTTAAAGGTTCATATCAGCAAAAAGGAACTTCCATTAGGCGATGATGTAGATCTTAGTGAAATTGCATCCATGACAACTGGTTTCACTGG AGCAGACCTAGCAAATTTGGTGAATGAAGCTGCTCTATTAGCTGGAAGACTAAGTAAAATTGTTGTTGAAAAGATTGATTTTATCCTTGCAGTTGAACGTTCAATAGCT GGCATAGAGAAGAAACATGCCAAGCTGCAAGGAGGAGAGAAAGCAGTTGTTGCCCGGCATGAAGCTGGCCATGCAGTTGTGGGAACTGCTGTTGCAAAACTTCTTCCTGGGCAACCATGTGTGGAG AAACTGAGCATATTGCCTAGGTCAGGGGGTGCATTGGGGTTCACATATATCCCTCCTACAACTGAGGACAGATATTTGCTTTTCATTGATGAATTGCGAGGCCGCTTGGTCACTCTTCTTGGTGGGCGTGCTGCAGAAGAAGTTGTCTACTCAGGTCGTGTGTCGACTGGAGCCCTGGATGACATTAGACGTGCTACAGATATGGCTTACAAGGCTATAGCTGAATATGGACTTAATCAGAACATTGGTCCAGTATCATTGGCAACATTATCTAATGGTGGCCTAGATGATTCTGGAGTGGGTTCTTGGGGAAGAGATcag GGCCATCTTGTTGACCTTGCGCAACGAGAGGTAAAATCATTCCTGCAGTCAGCTCTTGAAGTTGCTCTTTCTGTGGTACGAGCCAATCCTACTGTGGTTGAGGGTCTTGGTGCTTACCTGGAAG AAAAGGAGAAGGTGGAAGGAGAAGAGCTGCAAGCATGGTTGAAATTAGTTGTTGCCCCTACAGAACTGACTATGTTCATACAAGGAAAGTCTGGAAATCTTCTCCAGCTGGAGTCAGGCTCCTGA
- the LOC122015619 gene encoding probable proline transporter 2: MMVGAGEEDNGRHDDQARIDVSDETAHQISTDPWYQVAFVLTTGINSAYVLGYSGSIMVPLGWVAGATGLLLAAAMSLYANILVARLHEVGGKRHIRYRDLSGYIYGRKAYYLTWALQYVNLFMINTGYIIMAGQALKATYVLYRDDGVLKLPYCIIIAGLVCAFFAFGIPHLSALGVWLGFSTFLSLIYIIVAFVLSLRDGINSPARDYSIPGSHTNKIFSFIGGAASLVFAYNTGMLPEIQATIRPPVIRNMEKALWFQFVLGGLPLYAVVFMGYWAYGSSTSTYLLNSVNGPSWLKATANIAAFLQTVIALHIFASPMYEFLDTKYGRGKGNAFSFYNLSFRVLVRGGYLTVSTFVAALLPFIGDFMSLTGALSTYPLTFVLANHMYLKIKKSKLSIPQKAWHWLNVIVFSGLAIAAAIAALRFIVIDSKTYHLFADL; this comes from the exons ATGATGGTTGGCGCCGGCGAGGAGGACAACGGCCGGCATGACGACCAGGCAAGGATCGATGTGTCGGACGAGACGGCGCATCAGATTAGCACCG ATCCTTGGTACCAAGTTGCATTTGTGCTCACTACGGGAATAAATAGTGCTTACGTCTTAGGTTATTCTGGATCAATAATGGTTCCATTAGGTTGGGTAGCTGGTGCAACTGGTTTACTTTTAGCAGCTGCAATGTCCCTCTATGCTAATATTCTTGTTGCCCGTCTCCATGAGGTTGGTGGAAAGCGTCATATCAGATACAGAGATCTTTCTGGTTATATATACG GTAGGAAAGCTTATTATCTTACATGGGCGTTGCAATATGTTAACCTTTTCATGATCAACACTGGATATATCATTATGGCTGGGCAAGCTTTAAAG GCTACTTACGTGCTTTACAGGGATGATGGTGTTTTGAAGCTACCCTACTGTATAATCATCGCTGGGTTGGTTTGTGCATTCTTTGCCTTTGGCATACCACATTTATCAGCTCTTGGAGTTTGGCTGGGCTTTTCAACATTCTTGAGCTTGATTTATATCATTGTTGCTTTTGTGCTTTCTCTTAGGGATG GAATTAATTCTCCTGCTCGAGATTACAGCATTCCAGGATCACATACCAACAAAATTTTCAGTTTTATTGGTGGTGCTGCCAGTCTTGTTTTTGCTTACAACACAGGCATGCTTCCAGAGATTCAG GCAACAATAAGACCTCCTGTCATCAGAAATATGGAGAAAGCTCTTTGGTTTCAGTTTGTACTAGGTGGATTGCCACTATATGCTGTTGTTTTCATGGGCTACTGGGCTTATGGATCGTCTACGTCGACATATCTACTAAATAGTGTCAACGGCCCAAGTTGGTTGAAGGCAACTGCAAACATTGCAGCTTTTCTTCAGACAGTTATTGCCTTGCAT ATATTTGCAAGTCCGATGTACGAGTTCTTGGACACAAAGTATGGAAGAGGGAAGGGGAATGCCTTCTCCTTCTACAACCTTTCTTTTCGAGTCCTAGTGAGAGGGGGCTACCTCACTGTAAGCACTTTCGTGGCTGCTCTGCTTCCTTTTATCGGAGACTTCATGAGCCTCACTGGTGCTCTTAGCACATACCCACTCACATTCGTTCTTGCAAACCACATGTACCTGAAGATCAAGAAGAGCAAACTCTCCATACCTCAAAAGGCTTGGCATTGGCTAAATGTCATTGTGTTTAGCGGCTTAGCCATCGCTGCGGCAATTGCAGCTCTAAGGTTCATTGTTATTGATTCCAAAACATATCATCTCTTTGCAGATCTCTGA